One region of Apus apus isolate bApuApu2 chromosome 6, bApuApu2.pri.cur, whole genome shotgun sequence genomic DNA includes:
- the FRZB gene encoding secreted frizzled-related protein 3, translating into MWRGLAVLALAGLLVLGRAPAGRSAACEPVRIPLCKPLPWNMTKMPNHLHHSTQANAVLAMEQFEGLLGTNCSPDLLFFLCAMYAPICTIDFQHEPIKPCKSVCERARAGCEPVLIRYRHAWPESLACDELPLYDRGVCISPEAIVTAEGSDFPMDSNNGNCRGAGIERCKCKPVKATQKTYLRNNYNYVIRAKVKEVKTKCHDVTAVVEVKEILKSSLVNIPKDTVNLHTNSGCLCPPLSANEEYIIMGYEDEERSRLLLVEGSIAEKWKDRLGKKVKRWDQKLRHLGKGKGEPGHSDLAPKPGRASSARQARS; encoded by the exons ATGTGGCGGGGGCTGGCGGTGCTGGCCCTGGCcgggctgctggtgctggggcgGGCGCCGGCGGGGCGGTCGGCGGCCTGCGAGCCGGTGCGCATCCCGCTGTGCAAGCCGCTGCCCTGGAACATGACCAAGATGCCCAACCACCTGCACCACAGCACGCAGGCCAACGCCGTGCTGGCGATGGAGCAGTTCGAGGGGCTGCTGGGCACCAACTGCAGCCCCgacctcctcttcttcctctgtgcCATGTACGCGCCCATCTGCACCATCGACTTCCAGCATGAGCCCATCAAGCCCTGCAAGTCGGTCTGCGAGCGGGCCCGCGCCGGCTGCGAGCCCGTCCTGATCCGCTACCGCCACGCCTGGCCCGAGAGCCTGGCCTGCGACGAGCTGCCGCTCTACGACCGGGGCGTCTGCATCTCCCCCGAGGCCATCGTCACCGCCGAGGGCTCCG ATTTCCCTATGGATTCTAATAATGGCAACTGTAGAGGTGCTGGCATCG AGCGCTGCAAATGCAAGCCTGTCAAAGCCACCCAGAAGACCTATCTGCGCAACAACTATAACTACG TCATTCGGGCTAAAGTCAAGGAGGTGAAGACCAAATGCCATGATGTCACTGCAGTTGTGGAAGTAAAGGAGATCCTAAAATCTTCTCTGGTGAACATCCCAAAGGATACTGTCAACCTTCACACGAACTctggctgcctgtgcccccCGCTCAGCGCCAACGAGGAGTACATCATTATGGGCTATGAAGATGAGGAGCGCTCCAG GTTACTCTTGGTGGAAGGCTCCATAGCTGAGAAGTGGAAGGATCGTCTTGGTAAAAAAGTAAAG CGCTGGGATCAGAAGCTCCGACACcttgggaaggggaagggggagccCGGACACAGCGACCTGGCTCCGAAGCCCggcagagccagcagtgccCGACAAGCACGGAGTTAG